Genomic segment of Flavobacteriales bacterium:
CACACCACAATGTGTTTTACCTCCAAATGCACAACGGCATATTCTATAACACTTTGAATATTCAAATCAGTAGAAACAACCATATTGGCAATGTTTCGATGCACAAATACATCACCGGGTTCAAGCCCCATAATGGTGTTGGCCGGAACTCGGCTATCACTGCAACCAATATATAAATAGTCGGGACTTTGGTCTTTGGCCAATTTCTCAAAAAAGTTGGCATCTTTATGTTTCATTTCTTCCACCCAAGCTCGGTTGTTGTCAAAAATTTCATCGTATTTTTTCTCCCACATATTTTTAATATTTTTATTGTAACATATTTTTAGAGTAAATGTTTCATTCCATCCATTTAAAACGGTGAAGAATATTTACGGTCTGTTGTAAGGCTATTATCACTCAACGTTTTTAAAAAGGCTACTAAATCCATTTTATCTTGTTCGGTAAGTCGCAATCCTGTGTTTGCAGTGGCTCTAAGGGCTTGATCGAGCGAGTTTGATTCTTTGATTTCTGAATTGTAATGATTAACTACCTCGTCTAATGTCTTAAAACGACCATCGTGCATATAGGGAGCAGTTAGAGCAATATTTCGCAAACTTGGTATTTTAAATGCTGCAATATCCTTTACTTCTCGCGTAACCTTGTATCTTCCCGAATCCTTAAAATTAGCATTGTTGTCTAAACCATTATTGGCATATAAATCGTTTTCAAAATTGTATCCTCCATGGCAATGAGCACAATCTGCTCCGCTTTTGTCGGGAAAAAACTCGTTGTATTCTGTGTTAAAAAGCACATAACCACGTTTCTCACTTTCGGTAAAAACGGTTGAGTCTTTTAAAAAAGCATCATATTTTGAGTTGTTAGAAACAATGCTGTTCATAAACTGTTCTAAAGCCAGTGAAATTAATTTTTCGTTAATGGTTGAAGTACCAAAAGCAGCTTTGAATTTTTCGGGATAAACATTGGAGGCACTCAGTTTGGCAATTACATTTTCTAAAGTTTCGTCCATTTCCAATGCGTCTTGAATGGGTTTAAGCGATTGATCTCGAAGCAAATGGGCTCTTCCATCCCAAAAAAATTCGTTGGTATTCCAAGCCATATTAAATACACCCATAGCCTGCCGTTTGCCGGGCAAATGCCTTACACCCAACGAAAAACGGCTCGTATCGCTAAATGCAAATTTTTGAATGTGACAACTTGCACATGCTTGGCTTCCATCTTTTGAAAGCATGGTTTCATAAAAAAGCATTCTGCCAAGTGCAACACCCTCCACAGTCAATGGATTATCAGCATTGATTAGAGGTGCTGGAAAATTTCCAGTTTCGAGGGTGTATGGGGTTGGCGACTCCTCGCCAATAATCACATCTTTGTCTTTACACGACGCGTAAAATAAAATCATGGCAGATAGAAGTGCAATTGAAATTTTAATCTTCATTGTAATCTAAATGTTGTATTTGCTAAAAATTGGTTATCCGTCAGTGATTTTAGAAAATCCACCAACTGATTTTTTTCTGTTTCGTTTAAATGCAGGGGTTTAATCAAATCACTTTTGTTTTCATGAGGTTTTCCACCCGAATTGTAATGGTTGATGACCGATGGCAAATCGGGCAATGAACCGTCGTGCATATAGGGGGCAGTAATGGCCACATTTCTCAATGAAGCCACTTTAAAAAGTGCCTCGTCTGATTGCAAACCTGTTAGACGTTTGCGGCCCAAGTCGGCATACTTTTCATACAAACCGTTGTTGGCAAATGCATAGTTGGTAAAATTAAAACCCGAATGGCATTTGCTGCAATTGGTTTTATCGCTGAAAAATAATTCCATTCCGGCTTTTTGATTCTCGGTCAATTCATTTCTATCAAAATCGGAATTAGAAGAGAGTAAACCACGCTCAAAAGTGGCCAATGCCCGCACCAACACATAATAATCAAAAGGCCTGTTGTAGGCTTCAAAACCCATGTTGGCAATCAGTGTATCACGCTTCAGTCTTTCAACTATTTCCAGAATATTAAAATCAAATTCGTTGTGTTCTTGTATTGGCACCAAAACCTGAGTTTCAAGGCTGGCCACACCTCCTTCTCGAGTGAAATATGGATGAAGGGCAACATTGCCCAAACTTGGGGTATTTCTTGTGCCG
This window contains:
- a CDS encoding c-type cytochrome — encoded protein: MKIKISIALLSAMILFYASCKDKDVIIGEESPTPYTLETGNFPAPLINADNPLTVEGVALGRMLFYETMLSKDGSQACASCHIQKFAFSDTSRFSLGVRHLPGKRQAMGVFNMAWNTNEFFWDGRAHLLRDQSLKPIQDALEMDETLENVIAKLSASNVYPEKFKAAFGTSTINEKLISLALEQFMNSIVSNNSKYDAFLKDSTVFTESEKRGYVLFNTEYNEFFPDKSGADCAHCHGGYNFENDLYANNGLDNNANFKDSGRYKVTREVKDIAAFKIPSLRNIALTAPYMHDGRFKTLDEVVNHYNSEIKESNSLDQALRATANTGLRLTEQDKMDLVAFLKTLSDNSLTTDRKYSSPF
- a CDS encoding cytochrome-c peroxidase translates to MLFYNVAFSNDSSISCAGCHKPELAFADNVAFSKGAFNRLGTRNTPSLGNVALHPYFTREGGVASLETQVLVPIQEHNEFDFNILEIVERLKRDTLIANMGFEAYNRPFDYYVLVRALATFERGLLSSNSDFDRNELTENQKAGMELFFSDKTNCSKCHSGFNFTNYAFANNGLYEKYADLGRKRLTGLQSDEALFKVASLRNVAITAPYMHDGSLPDLPSVINHYNSGGKPHENKSDLIKPLHLNETEKNQLVDFLKSLTDNQFLANTTFRLQ